One Carettochelys insculpta isolate YL-2023 chromosome 15, ASM3395843v1, whole genome shotgun sequence DNA window includes the following coding sequences:
- the LOC142021140 gene encoding serine protease inhibitor Kazal-type 6-like produces MKTTGFFVLLSLSLFFFFSDVTSNNGNKVDCREFMDDDMYCTRESSPHCGTNGMTYGNKCAFCKAVKKNQGNLGLKHLGKC; encoded by the exons ATGAAGACAACAGGTTTCTTTGTGCTCCTCAGCctgtctcttttcttcttcttctctg ATGTTACCAGTAACAATGGGAACAAG GTTgactgcagggagttcatggacGACGACATGTACTGCACACGGGAGTCCAGCCCCCACTGTGGCACAAATGGCATGACATATGGCAACAAATGTGCCTTTTGCAAGGCAGTCAA GAAAAATCAGGGGAACCTTGGCTTGAAACACCTTGGGAAATGCTGA